From Dermatophagoides farinae isolate YC_2012a chromosome 10, ASM2471394v1, whole genome shotgun sequence, a single genomic window includes:
- the Hsdl2 gene encoding hydroxysteroid dehydrogenase like 2 isoform X2 gives MLKNTGAFAAKTVFVTGGSRGIGKAIALKMAKDGCNVIIAAKTTDPHPKLEGTIFTAAKEIENNGGNCLPVQCDLRDEENVIRAINQAVDKFGKIDVLVNNASAISLTGTEETTMKKYDLMNQINARGTFMASKYCIPHLKQSSNPHILNLSPPLEMKSRWFAPHVAYSMAKFGMSLCVLGMAEEFKDSGIAVNALWPRTAIWTAAMGMLSGGQQEIAKMCRKIDIMADAAYAITSRDSKSCSGNFFIDEEVLRDEGITDFDPYAIEPGTQLMGDFFIPERLMEGLAGLAGTSEEGKTSMTDNSSSSSDRIMEVLNQARSKITDKIKDEINAVLVFVVSGRTYLFDSHSTRPLKIEPLQQAPDECDVQMITDEETFIQMAMGKIKPTNAFMSGKLKIKGNLQLAIKAEKIFKAVNDS, from the exons ATGCTCAAAAATACTGG TGCTTTCGCTGCAAAAACGGTTTTCGTAACCGGTGGTTCACGTGGAATCGGTAAAGCTATTGCATTGAAAATGGCTAAAGATGGTTGTAATGTTATCATCGCTGCCAAAACTACTGATCCACATCCAAAACTTGAGGGTACAATCTTTACAGCTGCTAAAGAAA tTGAAAATAATGGTGGAAATTGTTTACCTGTTCAATGTGATTTAcgtgatgaagaaaatgtaATTCGTGCTATCAATCAAGCTGTCGATAAATTTGGTAAAATTGATGTACTTGTTAATAATGCCAGCGCAATCAGTTTGACCGGTACAGAAGAAacgacaatgaaaaaatatgatcTTATGAATCAGATTAATGCACGTGGAACGTTTATGGCTTCTAAATATTGTATACCacatttgaaacaatcatCGAATCCACATATTCTTAATTTAAGTCCACCATTAGAGATGAAATCACGATGGTTCGCACCACATGTTGCCTATTCGATGGCAAAATTTGGTATGTCATTATGTGTTCTAGGTATGGCCGAAGAATTCAAAGATTCAGGTATCGCTGTCAATGCTTTATGGCCTCGTACGGCCATCTGGACAGCCGCTATGGGTATGCTTAGTGGTGGACAACAAGAAATAGCCAAAATGTGCCGTAAAATTGATATTATGGCTGATGCTGCCTATGCTATAACATCGAGAGATTCAAAATCTTGTtcaggaaattttttcattgatgaagaaGTTCTTCGTGATGAAGGTATTACCGATTTTGATCCATATGCAATCGAACCGGGTACACAATTGATGGGTGATTTTTTCATACCCGAACGATTGATGGAAGGTCTTGCAGGTTTGGCTGGTACAAGTGAAGAAGGTAAAACATCAATGACTGAtaattcgtcatcatcatccgatcGTATAATGGAAGTTTTGAATCAGGCCAGATCAAAAATAACCGATAAGATTAAAGATGAAATTAATGCCGTGCTTGTGTTCGTCGTATCTGGTCGTacatatttatttgattcacaTTCAACAAGGCCattaaaaattgaaccaTTACAACAGGCACCCGATGAATGTGATGTACAAATGATTACCGATGAAGAAACATTTATTCAGATGGCAATGGGTAAAATCAAACCGACCAATGCATTCATGTCgggaaaattgaaaattaaaggCAATCTTCAATTGGCAATAAAAGCGGAGAAAATATTCAAAGCTGTCAAcgattcataa